Sequence from the Ostrea edulis chromosome 8, xbOstEdul1.1, whole genome shotgun sequence genome:
AAGGTGAATGTAACTCATACATTAGGAAAATTTTGGAAACACATGGAATGCATAAAGAATTATATCTTAAATACAAAGGAGGTGAATGAACCCCCTCTAAAGAGAGCCAGAGTTAAACCCCTACAGGCATCTCTATCCCGAAGACAAATGACATCGAGTGATGCCCAAGAAAACATTATCAAAAGGTTAAGAGAAAAGAGCATGCCGGGTAAGACTACTCGTTATATTACAGCAGTTTATATTACACTGATACACGTATAATCATGATGTAAGGGGAATTATTCCCAAATAGAGGAATGacaaataatgaataattatttcaaTGCAATGATTTGTGACTAGAGAAAATATCTATGTGGGATACGTATCATTTCttattttctgtttttctttttctaaatgtcaagttcttaaaaaaatgtttttattgcaAAGTAATATAAATTTCAGGAGTACATCAGATACTACTGAGCAGAATAGAGGGCCCAGTGACACCTTGCAGATACACCAATGCCAGTTTTGTGGAACAGGTACATACTTGAATACCGATAATTTGTATTTATAGATATAATCTGTCTATCATTACACCAAATACATGCAatcatttaaaaacatttcattttcaaaacgtATGCAGTTACAATTTTAACTCCCTTCATCTCAATAATCCCATGATTAATGTCCTATATTCTCATTCATAAGTAAATAATGTTAcaaggaaaaaaaaacttgagGACCTGAGCGACTGTTTAATGTAACCAAGATTTAATGTGATTAATCGTACAACAGATTCAAAATGGACAAACGGCAGCTTGCACCTCTTCCCAGCCCCTTGCTGTACACCTTATTGGAGAACATGTAAATAATGTTGATATCCAACATTTAAATGGATATTCCTACAAATGTCTTGGGGGAATCACCTAAGGCAAGTTTAATTTTCAATTCCTTTAGATGAAGACTCAATCTGCATTTCATTTATGTGAATTTTATCATATACATTAAGTCAAAATGTCATCATCATACAGGTTACGAATTTGTTTAATAATTTAATACAATAAAACATAAATTAATACCAAATATGATAACTGTTATTCTAAATTAAAACAGGTTAGCAGCTGTTGAAAACCATGTGCTGTGCCCCATATGCCACAGTTTCTTGGTATGCCTTCACACATCTTTGTAAATCTTTCAACTGAAGAGGAGATTTTGTTGCCAATAATCACAATATCATTGGGCATAACATCCACAAGATTTCACACACGGATATGGTAATTGATACATATAATTTAAATTCCTTGTCAACCCTCCTTTTCACACTTTTTGGGGGATTAGAGATTGAACAGTCCAGATAATGTGTGcacttaattttatatttttcgtATGGTCATAATGGCTGAGTTcctgtaaaaacatggatgaaaaaatggatatcagcaatatttgacttttcattttcaatttcaatacctagtcgagtagctcagtaggtttcaATAcagactgctgaactgtaggtcgcaggttcgagtccagcaggggttttatttttttgtttttagattactttctactaaaactgtattttttgacaaaattaagtaaatttgaaaatttacaacttcaatatattgtacatatcttccacttttcacccacatcaaatttctctggtttagcatacatccttaatttCAAATATACAACCTCcatatcaattcatttcatttttacctatctttgattatttgaacaaattgaTTACAGGTAAAAGTGTTTAGGAGTGTTAAACCCACCCTCATTGATGTGACCTCAAAGAGGTGCGAAGACACAAAAGAATGGAGGGAAAAGTGCCAGCAGCATATCTCTCCTGGAAAGGTATATTGTTCATTGAGTGTACTTAAGATCAACCCTCCAATAGAAGAGATAAATGAATCTGGAATATAACAAATAAATTTATTAGATTACTGCCCTATATTTGCTGATATAGTCTCATTGTCTTTAGAATTTGTACTTATTTTAGGTTATGGACAAAACTTATATATACACTAAAATGTTACTCTTTCATAATGCGTGTTCATGAATGTGTCATATATGTATAGTACTCAGTTGTGAATTTGGGGTTTGCTATGCAAAAAATCGTTAACTGATCTCATTGTAATTTTAGGAGATATCAAGCTACCAATCCATCTTTTGGATCGCTTGTTCCAGTGAGGCGGTATACAAGCAATGCGTATTGGTGTTTGGCCTCCATGAACAAGGGGAGTTAAAGAACCAACAAATCAAGGTATGGAATCATGCACAAATTAAGATGACATGGCATATTACACAAATAAAATGTTCTTTTACAATTCTATTATTGAaaaattttcatatattatttcctttatatcatattgattttcagaaaaaCGAATCCATCTCTACTCCCTCCCTAAATGTGACCAGGCCCTGGAGAGCTTTAATGACTCTACCAAAGGAGACGATCCTGGAAATGCTAGTAAAGGTCACCAATTTAGATTATGATTTGGAAGAAATGACAAAGGtagttttgtttatatataaaaaagaatatatctagaatgatgtaatatatataatcatctGACATCCAGTTAGATTCAGAGATTCATAGGTTACTTTCCCCCCCAAATCTTTCCACATCACAGGAGGCTGAATATCTAAAGGGGACAAGGGACATGCAGGTGGCTGTATGCaaactttcaaaaatgaccTGGTAGAAGACTTTGAATACGTTTTGGACTAATGAGGATGAGGCAGAGGAAGAACTCAGTCAGTTTATAGAGAGTGTTGACgaaaattttcaggaatattATAATGTAATCAGTTCTCTATTTTTTCCTTCTTTCTAAGAGCAATCAATGAGATATCGATTTCATGTGAAATGCAGCTTTATGTATATGATACATCTATGATTTGGACgcatgtatataatgttaatGTCAATGATATCGACATGTCATTCATCTTAGGTATACTTCCAAAAATTACAGCAGCATCTGCAGCTTTCATTGTCCAAACTCCTTTGTTACATGTTGTTGTGTACAGGTTTATATGTATAAGCTATATGATAGTTCCAGTGAGGCGAAGCAAtttcatatcatatcatatttTACAGAGATGTGAAAAGAGGTATCCCCGGAGAGAGGCTGCGACAATTCATGGAGAACAAAGAAAAAATCCAGGGCAGAAATCAACACCCATGATTTTCCAGGAGGATTCCCTGACATTTTTGAAGGCTGGGAGAGAGGAAAGCACTGTCGACATAACAGTTTTTAATGAAGAAATAGTAAGTAAGATGGAACATATAATCACCAAATAATAATATTGTTAACGTCTATAAAtaaagcattatatatatatatatagatataaacatatatatatatatatatatttatatttatatatttattatagttttgtttatatataaaaaaaagaatatatctagaatgatgtaatatatataatcatctgacaaaatattatttaaatataatatattaaaaatattatatatttatatttatatatatatgtttatatatatatatatatatatatatatttatataaggaATTGAGTCAATGCAATCaaacacatttatttttattgcagTATGATTGGCAACCGTTACTCCGCGTATGTGTGGATCTTCCATCTCTGAAGGAGGACCACACATTCATAATTTCCACTTCATGGAGCGGAGTCAGCGACACGAAAAAGGCCATGGAACTAATGTACCCCGACAAAGGCACAGCCGTTGTTGTATAT
This genomic interval carries:
- the LOC125667738 gene encoding uncharacterized protein LOC125667738: MVKVFRSVKPTLIDVTSKRCEDTKEWREKCQQHISPGKEISSYQSIFWIACSSEAVYKQCVLVFGLHEQGELKNQQIKKNESISTPSLNVTRPWRALMTLPKETILEMLVKVTNLDYDLEEMTKRCEKRYPRREAATIHGEQRKNPGQKSTPMIFQEDSLTFLKAGREESTVDITVFNEEIYDWQPLLRVCVDLPSLKEDHTFIISTSWSGVSDTKKAMELMYPDKGTAVVVYYNKKSNCIQPFVCLSSSKSKVKTLTTLLEGPTKTAFFGKLFSQVNKKGNTLVLHCGKGEVLQSGLKKGFNVVGVDGRNDMIRSCNIFLY
- the LOC130049116 gene encoding uncharacterized protein LOC130049116, coding for MYFLNLGSYGFVEETQMDSEETQYADDPGILESVCPDTCPTEDSQEVNEPPLKRARVKPLQASLSRRQMTSSDAQENIIKRLREKSMPGVHQILLSRIEGPVTPCRYTNASFVEQIQNGQTAACTSSQPLAVHLIGEHVNNVDIQHLNGYSYKCLGGIT